One Streptomyces fagopyri DNA window includes the following coding sequences:
- a CDS encoding ADP-ribosylglycohydrolase family protein, whose protein sequence is MEGLLIGLAAGDAAGWPAARHRAARMPEWTRRLTRELDTFAEQNATTTLPVPIALNQPPEPLRLGPSDDAEWAAFAAEAVLRAGDAGALGDLSRARRMRASIDLSWNAVASEVAAAAERAPEVESALLPLRARISVRAGLGNLATGLRPPATGHDNPHYFDDAACVRACVLAIAHPGDAPLAAELAEFDARYTQDGDGVHGARAMAAALALALAGADVEACADAALAELPKETEIGRNARHALRLARDSESTFALVPLLEHQIVDHVYSYGVAAAETVPVALALATAARGRIAEAVPAAACLSRVADSAPALAGALTGALGGGAAIPATWRDACRILSGCALPRLTGTDLIGLADLLEATELALPEG, encoded by the coding sequence ATCGAGGGCCTCCTGATCGGCCTCGCCGCCGGCGACGCCGCCGGCTGGCCCGCGGCCCGGCACCGTGCCGCCCGGATGCCCGAGTGGACACGGCGGCTGACCAGGGAACTGGACACGTTCGCCGAACAGAACGCGACGACGACCCTGCCGGTGCCCATCGCCCTCAACCAGCCGCCTGAGCCCCTGCGGCTCGGCCCCTCGGACGACGCCGAGTGGGCGGCGTTCGCGGCCGAGGCCGTACTGCGCGCCGGGGACGCCGGCGCGCTGGGCGATCTCAGCCGGGCGCGGCGGATGCGGGCGTCCATCGACCTGTCCTGGAACGCCGTCGCCAGCGAGGTCGCCGCGGCCGCCGAGCGCGCCCCGGAGGTCGAGTCCGCACTGCTGCCGCTGCGCGCCCGGATCTCCGTACGGGCCGGGCTCGGCAACCTCGCCACCGGTCTGCGCCCGCCCGCCACCGGCCACGACAATCCGCACTACTTCGACGACGCGGCCTGCGTCCGCGCCTGCGTACTCGCCATCGCCCACCCCGGCGACGCCCCGCTCGCCGCGGAACTGGCCGAGTTCGACGCCCGCTACACCCAGGACGGAGACGGCGTGCACGGCGCCCGCGCCATGGCCGCCGCCCTCGCGCTCGCCCTCGCCGGAGCCGATGTCGAGGCCTGCGCGGACGCCGCCCTCGCCGAACTGCCCAAGGAGACGGAGATCGGCCGCAACGCACGCCACGCGCTGCGCCTCGCCCGCGACAGCGAGAGCACCTTCGCCCTGGTCCCCCTCCTGGAGCACCAGATCGTCGACCACGTCTACAGCTACGGCGTCGCGGCGGCGGAGACCGTGCCGGTCGCCCTGGCTCTCGCGACCGCGGCGCGCGGCCGGATCGCGGAGGCGGTGCCCGCCGCCGCCTGTCTCTCCCGCGTCGCCGACTCCGCCCCGGCCCTGGCGGGGGCGCTGACCGGAGCGCTCGGCGGCGGTGCCGCCATCCCGGCCACCTGGCGCGACGCCTGCCGGATCCTCTCGGGCTGCGCGCTTCCCCGCCTGACCGGTACGGACCTCATCGGACTCGCCGATCTGCTCGAAGCGACGGAACTGGCCCTCCCGGAGGGATGA
- a CDS encoding VIT1/CCC1 transporter family protein, whose translation MSIIETEAALHEAHRDNHTHRDVNGGWLRPAVFGAMDGLVSNLALMTGVAGGSVSHRTIVITGLVGLAAGAFSMAAGEYTSVASQRELVEAELDVERRELRKHPKDEERELAALYESRGVEPALAREVASQLSRDPEQALEIHAREELGIDPGDLPSPAVAAVSSFGSFALGALLPLLPYLLGATVLWPALLLALIGLFACGAIVARVTARSWWYSGIRQLALGGAAAGVTYVLGSLFGTAVG comes from the coding sequence ATGTCCATCATCGAGACCGAAGCCGCACTGCATGAGGCGCACCGGGACAACCACACCCACCGCGATGTGAACGGCGGCTGGCTGCGCCCGGCGGTGTTCGGCGCGATGGACGGGCTCGTGTCCAACCTCGCCCTGATGACCGGTGTCGCCGGCGGCTCCGTCTCCCACCGGACGATCGTCATCACCGGACTCGTGGGCCTGGCCGCCGGAGCCTTCTCCATGGCCGCCGGCGAGTACACCTCCGTCGCCTCGCAGCGCGAACTCGTCGAGGCCGAACTCGACGTCGAGCGCCGGGAGCTGAGGAAGCACCCGAAGGACGAGGAGCGTGAGCTCGCCGCGCTCTACGAGTCCCGCGGAGTGGAGCCCGCGCTGGCCCGCGAGGTCGCCAGTCAGCTGTCCCGCGACCCCGAGCAGGCCCTGGAGATCCACGCGCGCGAGGAGCTGGGCATAGACCCCGGCGACCTGCCCTCGCCCGCGGTCGCCGCCGTGTCGAGCTTCGGCTCCTTCGCCCTGGGCGCCCTGCTCCCGCTGCTCCCGTACCTCCTCGGCGCGACCGTCCTGTGGCCCGCCCTGCTGCTCGCGCTGATCGGGCTCTTCGCGTGCGGCGCGATCGTGGCCCGGGTGACGGCGCGCTCCTGGTGGTACAGCGGAATCCGGCAGCTCGCGCTCGGGGGTGCCGCGGCGGGTGTGACGTACGTCCTGGGCAGTCTGTTCGGTACCGCCGTAGGATGA
- a CDS encoding ADP-ribosylglycohydrolase family protein has product MASIACIPSVPAPGDATGLRERARGALLGLAVGDALGAPAENMRPSQIRAKWGRITGYVAEHPAGTDDTEYAIFSGLLLARHGSALTVAHVESAWHQWIADRDEGPFRGAGFSERGTLENLRRGLAAPISAQHRHAWSDGLAMRAAPFGVFAAGRPAEAARLVAIDGSVSHDGEGIYGGQAVAAGVAAAMAGASTIAVAASALAVIPDDSWTARSLRRAIAVAHRGERAVRSAVVIGGYPWTDLAPEAVALAFGAYAAADGDFTESVLTAVNMGRDADTTAAVAGALAGATRGASAIPAAWAAAIGPARGSCLPSMEGHHVLDVAELLTPGDDRKWRSGTARERGPDGGLPVRERRRPARDPDPARATPHTEPGAATGPRALITDPALAADHALAPERAVATDRPLPAGRTLTTDGPLTPGHTPIPDHATATATAHKEVRP; this is encoded by the coding sequence ATGGCTTCCATCGCCTGCATCCCCTCCGTCCCGGCGCCCGGGGACGCCACCGGTCTGCGCGAACGGGCACGCGGCGCGCTGCTGGGTCTCGCGGTCGGGGACGCGCTGGGCGCGCCCGCCGAGAACATGCGGCCGTCGCAGATCCGCGCGAAGTGGGGCCGTATCACGGGCTACGTCGCCGAGCATCCGGCCGGGACGGACGACACGGAGTACGCGATCTTCTCCGGACTCCTGCTGGCCCGGCACGGCTCGGCGCTCACCGTGGCGCACGTCGAGTCGGCCTGGCACCAGTGGATCGCCGACCGTGACGAGGGACCGTTCCGCGGCGCCGGCTTCAGCGAGCGCGGCACCCTGGAGAACCTCCGCCGTGGACTGGCGGCCCCCATCTCGGCCCAGCACCGGCACGCGTGGAGCGACGGCCTGGCGATGCGCGCGGCCCCCTTCGGCGTGTTCGCGGCGGGGCGGCCCGCGGAGGCCGCGCGGCTGGTGGCGATCGACGGTTCGGTGAGCCACGACGGCGAGGGCATCTACGGCGGCCAGGCGGTCGCGGCGGGTGTCGCGGCGGCGATGGCGGGCGCCTCGACGATCGCCGTGGCCGCCTCCGCGCTCGCGGTGATCCCGGACGACTCCTGGACCGCCCGCTCGCTGCGCCGCGCGATCGCGGTCGCGCACCGCGGCGAACGCGCGGTGCGCTCGGCGGTCGTCATCGGCGGCTACCCCTGGACGGACCTGGCCCCCGAAGCCGTCGCCCTGGCCTTCGGCGCGTACGCCGCCGCCGACGGCGACTTCACCGAGTCCGTCCTCACCGCCGTCAACATGGGCCGCGACGCCGACACCACGGCCGCGGTGGCGGGCGCGCTGGCCGGGGCGACCCGGGGCGCCTCGGCGATCCCGGCCGCCTGGGCCGCGGCCATCGGCCCGGCGCGCGGCAGTTGCCTCCCCTCGATGGAGGGCCACCACGTGCTGGACGTGGCGGAACTGCTGACCCCGGGGGACGACCGGAAGTGGCGTTCGGGTACCGCACGGGAGCGGGGCCCGGACGGCGGTCTCCCCGTACGTGAGCGGCGACGGCCCGCACGCGATCCGGACCCGGCGAGAGCGACCCCGCACACGGAACCGGGCGCCGCCACCGGCCCGCGCGCCCTCATCACCGACCCTGCCCTCGCCGCCGACCACGCCCTCGCCCCGGAGCGCGCCGTCGCCACCGACCGTCCCCTCCCCGCGGGCCGCACCCTCACCACCGACGGCCCCCTCACCCCGGGCCACACCCCCATCCCCGACCACGCCACCGCCACCGCCACCGCCCACAAGGAGGTACGCCCGTGA
- a CDS encoding ADP-ribosylglycohydrolase family protein gives MTPKREEMGTLDERITAALVGAAVGDALGGPVEGYTPEQITERHGGRVHGVVGPWNGDAWRTARPIAPYHKGDGHVTDDTLMTHALIRVYTTVRDHLDAYAVAGHLVPDLMTAPRWIPELESEALPLQRIFLAEKWLVARLHYGHVDPREAGTGNIVNCGAAMYMAPVGLVNAANPAGAYTEALDVAGAHQSSYGREAAGVLAAGVAAACAPGATPDSVVTACLDLAKDGTRDAIEAVCEVAARHSDFESALRPLREAVAPYDTVGPDYRAPSLGARRPSRLHSIEELPVALGMLVVSGGDFRHAVLGAVNYGRDCDSIATMAGALAGALGSEVPHDWAKTVAESSRLDLHAPAAALAEVTREIFDRDVRGRRAHEAAYTALAGIPCSD, from the coding sequence ATGACGCCCAAAAGAGAAGAAATGGGAACCCTGGACGAACGGATCACGGCAGCCCTCGTCGGAGCCGCGGTCGGCGACGCGCTCGGCGGCCCCGTCGAGGGCTACACCCCCGAGCAGATCACCGAACGGCACGGCGGCCGCGTGCACGGCGTCGTCGGCCCCTGGAACGGCGACGCCTGGCGCACCGCCCGCCCCATCGCCCCGTACCACAAGGGCGACGGGCACGTCACCGACGACACCCTGATGACCCACGCGCTGATCCGCGTGTACACCACGGTCCGCGACCACCTCGACGCCTACGCCGTCGCCGGACACCTCGTCCCCGACCTGATGACGGCCCCCCGCTGGATCCCGGAACTGGAGTCGGAGGCGCTCCCGCTCCAGCGGATCTTCCTCGCCGAGAAGTGGCTGGTCGCCCGGCTCCACTACGGCCATGTGGACCCCCGGGAGGCCGGTACGGGCAACATCGTCAACTGCGGCGCCGCGATGTACATGGCACCGGTCGGACTGGTGAACGCGGCCAACCCGGCGGGCGCGTACACCGAGGCGCTGGACGTCGCGGGCGCGCACCAGTCCTCCTACGGCAGGGAGGCCGCGGGCGTGCTGGCGGCGGGAGTGGCGGCGGCCTGCGCGCCGGGGGCCACCCCGGACTCGGTCGTCACGGCCTGTCTGGACCTGGCGAAGGACGGCACCCGGGACGCGATCGAGGCGGTCTGCGAAGTCGCCGCCCGGCACTCGGACTTCGAGTCGGCGCTGCGCCCGCTGCGGGAGGCGGTGGCCCCCTACGACACGGTGGGCCCGGACTACCGCGCCCCGTCGCTCGGCGCCCGCCGCCCCTCCCGCCTGCACTCCATCGAGGAACTCCCCGTCGCGCTGGGCATGCTGGTGGTCTCCGGCGGCGACTTCCGGCACGCGGTCCTCGGCGCGGTGAACTACGGGCGCGACTGCGACTCGATCGCCACGATGGCCGGGGCCCTCGCCGGCGCGCTCGGCTCCGAGGTCCCGCACGACTGGGCCAAGACGGTCGCGGAATCGAGCCGCCTCGATCTGCACGCCCCGGCCGCGGCCCTCGCGGAGGTGACCCGCGAGATCTTCGACCGGGACGTACGCGGCCGGCGCGCCCACGAGGCGGCGTACACCGCGCTTGCGGGGATCCCGTGCTCCGACTGA